A genomic region of Corticium candelabrum chromosome 6, ooCorCand1.1, whole genome shotgun sequence contains the following coding sequences:
- the LOC134181349 gene encoding uncharacterized protein LOC134181349 isoform X1 translates to MEWIIRIFLVIASGLCLNRLSAVYVFPGNPYGAGRFDIVETLVRKDVEHAPPFAAMVYSPRQSGVYAAVLFAGGLYSYMPIAAYGDILSSIASHGFVVVGVELLQFPNESVPLLQRSRKPISNMEDPQKFFQELDWMKENLNGKYLSQYNVTVDWDQVGFSCHSDGCDYGIRMVLANSSRANFKGAVFYSPFSFHILQIRNGTKWPSLSFGTQLGEEWPPCCSPPFDFRGIYDRLACPRILANVTGFGHCDLLNDKFWTLCNTIHLCKTDPRNDRVAYKKFTQGIGTALFIATLQGETSCLAYATNKTLIPLPLGDLDSDVSCLH, encoded by the exons TTTTCCTTGTGATTGCATCAGGTTTGTGTTTGAATAGAC TCAGTGCTGTTTACGTATTTCCTGGGAATCCATATGGTGCAGGTCGGTTTGACATTGTCGAAACGTTGGTTAGAAAGGACGTCGAGCATGCTCCACCATTTGCAGCCATGG TATATTCTCCTCGACAGAGTGGAGTCTACGCCGCCGTGTTATTTGCTGGTGGTCTGTACTCGTACATGCCAATAGCTGCGTATGGTGATATACTGTCATCAATTGCATCTCATGGATTTGTTGTGGTCGGAGTCGAGTTGTTGCAGTTTCCCAATGAGTCTGTGCCATTATTGCAACGATCGAGAAAACCAATTTCAAACATGGAGGATCCACAAAAGTTTTTTCAAGAACTTGACTGG ATGAAAGAAAACTTGAATGGGAAATACTTATCTCAATACAACGTGACAGTGGACTGGGACCAAGTAGGATTCTCATGCCATTCAGATGGATGTGATTATGGAATCAGAATGGTTCTAGCAAACTCATCAAGAGCCAATTTTAAG GGTGCTGTTTTCTATAGTCCGTTTAGCTTTCACATTTTGCAGATTCGAAATGGCACCAAGTGGCCTTCTTTAAGCTTTGGCACGCAGCTTGGCGAAGAGTGGCCACCGTGTTGTTCGCCGCCTTTTGACTTTCGGGGAATATATGATCGTCTTGCTTGTCCACGGATACTCGCAAACGTTACG GGGTTTGGTCACTGTGATCTTCTGAACGACAAGTTTTGGACAC TATGCAATACAATTCACTTGTGTAAAACGGATCCTCGCAATGACAGAGTGGCCTACAAGAAGTTTACCCAGGGTATAGGAACAGCCCTGTTTATTGCGACTCTTCAAGGTGAGACATCATGTCTGGCCTATGCAACCAACAAGACCCTCATTCCATTGCCCCTTGGAGATCTGGATTCTGACGTCAGCTGTCTACATTGA
- the LOC134181349 gene encoding uncharacterized protein LOC134181349 isoform X2, producing the protein MEWIIRIFLVIASVSAVYVFPGNPYGAGRFDIVETLVRKDVEHAPPFAAMVYSPRQSGVYAAVLFAGGLYSYMPIAAYGDILSSIASHGFVVVGVELLQFPNESVPLLQRSRKPISNMEDPQKFFQELDWMKENLNGKYLSQYNVTVDWDQVGFSCHSDGCDYGIRMVLANSSRANFKGAVFYSPFSFHILQIRNGTKWPSLSFGTQLGEEWPPCCSPPFDFRGIYDRLACPRILANVTGFGHCDLLNDKFWTLCNTIHLCKTDPRNDRVAYKKFTQGIGTALFIATLQGETSCLAYATNKTLIPLPLGDLDSDVSCLH; encoded by the exons TTTTCCTTGTGATTGCATCAG TCAGTGCTGTTTACGTATTTCCTGGGAATCCATATGGTGCAGGTCGGTTTGACATTGTCGAAACGTTGGTTAGAAAGGACGTCGAGCATGCTCCACCATTTGCAGCCATGG TATATTCTCCTCGACAGAGTGGAGTCTACGCCGCCGTGTTATTTGCTGGTGGTCTGTACTCGTACATGCCAATAGCTGCGTATGGTGATATACTGTCATCAATTGCATCTCATGGATTTGTTGTGGTCGGAGTCGAGTTGTTGCAGTTTCCCAATGAGTCTGTGCCATTATTGCAACGATCGAGAAAACCAATTTCAAACATGGAGGATCCACAAAAGTTTTTTCAAGAACTTGACTGG ATGAAAGAAAACTTGAATGGGAAATACTTATCTCAATACAACGTGACAGTGGACTGGGACCAAGTAGGATTCTCATGCCATTCAGATGGATGTGATTATGGAATCAGAATGGTTCTAGCAAACTCATCAAGAGCCAATTTTAAG GGTGCTGTTTTCTATAGTCCGTTTAGCTTTCACATTTTGCAGATTCGAAATGGCACCAAGTGGCCTTCTTTAAGCTTTGGCACGCAGCTTGGCGAAGAGTGGCCACCGTGTTGTTCGCCGCCTTTTGACTTTCGGGGAATATATGATCGTCTTGCTTGTCCACGGATACTCGCAAACGTTACG GGGTTTGGTCACTGTGATCTTCTGAACGACAAGTTTTGGACAC TATGCAATACAATTCACTTGTGTAAAACGGATCCTCGCAATGACAGAGTGGCCTACAAGAAGTTTACCCAGGGTATAGGAACAGCCCTGTTTATTGCGACTCTTCAAGGTGAGACATCATGTCTGGCCTATGCAACCAACAAGACCCTCATTCCATTGCCCCTTGGAGATCTGGATTCTGACGTCAGCTGTCTACATTGA
- the LOC134181349 gene encoding uncharacterized protein LOC134181349 isoform X3 — protein MEWIIRIFLVIASVYSPRQSGVYAAVLFAGGLYSYMPIAAYGDILSSIASHGFVVVGVELLQFPNESVPLLQRSRKPISNMEDPQKFFQELDWMKENLNGKYLSQYNVTVDWDQVGFSCHSDGCDYGIRMVLANSSRANFKGAVFYSPFSFHILQIRNGTKWPSLSFGTQLGEEWPPCCSPPFDFRGIYDRLACPRILANVTGFGHCDLLNDKFWTLCNTIHLCKTDPRNDRVAYKKFTQGIGTALFIATLQGETSCLAYATNKTLIPLPLGDLDSDVSCLH, from the exons TTTTCCTTGTGATTGCATCAG TATATTCTCCTCGACAGAGTGGAGTCTACGCCGCCGTGTTATTTGCTGGTGGTCTGTACTCGTACATGCCAATAGCTGCGTATGGTGATATACTGTCATCAATTGCATCTCATGGATTTGTTGTGGTCGGAGTCGAGTTGTTGCAGTTTCCCAATGAGTCTGTGCCATTATTGCAACGATCGAGAAAACCAATTTCAAACATGGAGGATCCACAAAAGTTTTTTCAAGAACTTGACTGG ATGAAAGAAAACTTGAATGGGAAATACTTATCTCAATACAACGTGACAGTGGACTGGGACCAAGTAGGATTCTCATGCCATTCAGATGGATGTGATTATGGAATCAGAATGGTTCTAGCAAACTCATCAAGAGCCAATTTTAAG GGTGCTGTTTTCTATAGTCCGTTTAGCTTTCACATTTTGCAGATTCGAAATGGCACCAAGTGGCCTTCTTTAAGCTTTGGCACGCAGCTTGGCGAAGAGTGGCCACCGTGTTGTTCGCCGCCTTTTGACTTTCGGGGAATATATGATCGTCTTGCTTGTCCACGGATACTCGCAAACGTTACG GGGTTTGGTCACTGTGATCTTCTGAACGACAAGTTTTGGACAC TATGCAATACAATTCACTTGTGTAAAACGGATCCTCGCAATGACAGAGTGGCCTACAAGAAGTTTACCCAGGGTATAGGAACAGCCCTGTTTATTGCGACTCTTCAAGGTGAGACATCATGTCTGGCCTATGCAACCAACAAGACCCTCATTCCATTGCCCCTTGGAGATCTGGATTCTGACGTCAGCTGTCTACATTGA